A stretch of Faecalibacterium duncaniae DNA encodes these proteins:
- a CDS encoding type II toxin-antitoxin system RelE/ParE family toxin, giving the protein MGPFVVEFYETRDGQRPAEDFLDELDIKMRSKLVMTLKVLQEQGNRLREPYSKHLDDGIFEIRGKVGTDISRVMYFFYYGGRIILTNGFIKKTQKTPKSEIERAKQYRKDFLEREGETDENTGSVFE; this is encoded by the coding sequence ATGGGACCGTTCGTGGTGGAATTTTATGAAACAAGAGATGGCCAGCGCCCTGCGGAAGATTTTTTGGATGAACTGGATATCAAAATGCGGAGCAAGCTGGTAATGACCCTAAAGGTTTTACAGGAACAGGGAAACCGTCTGAGGGAGCCATACAGCAAGCATCTGGATGATGGGATTTTTGAGATCCGCGGAAAAGTTGGAACGGATATTTCGCGGGTCATGTATTTCTTCTATTATGGAGGAAGGATCATTCTGACGAACGGCTTTATCAAAAAGACCCAGAAAACACCCAAGAGTGAAATTGAACGGGCAAAACAGTATCGGAAAGATTTTTTGGAAAGAGAGGGAGAAACAGATGAAAACACTGGATCTGTATTTGAATGA
- the hisD gene encoding histidinol dehydrogenase — protein MIKLYNFDELRPEEILNRDIRAEKNVEDVVDGIIAEVRARGDEALKEYALKFDGAKIDDLQVTQAEIDEAFANMDPYFLETLREAAANIESFHRQQVHKNFVINEKPGIVLGQKYTPIEKAGVYVPGGTAAYPSTVLMDVIPAKVAGVSEIVMTTPAGKDGRVNPVILAAAATAGVTKIFKTGGAQAVAALAYGTQTIPAVDKIVGPGNIYVATAKRKVFGKVGIDMIAGPSEILVLADGGCNPAWVAADLLSQAEHDKLASPVLVTDSPALARAVQAELEVQIPQLPRAAIARASVDDNGKIIVCTDLHKAIEACNIIAPEHLEVCVENPFGVLNEIKNAGSIFLGRNVPEALGDYFAGPNHTLPTSGTARFSSPLGVDDFVKKSSFLYYTREALGEVAPRIADFAEREGLHAHAKSVTIRYEDNSNE, from the coding sequence ATGATCAAGCTGTATAATTTTGATGAGCTCAGGCCCGAGGAGATCCTGAACCGGGACATCCGCGCGGAGAAAAACGTGGAGGATGTGGTGGACGGCATCATTGCCGAGGTCCGCGCCCGGGGCGACGAGGCGCTGAAGGAGTACGCGCTGAAATTTGACGGGGCAAAGATCGACGACCTGCAGGTGACGCAGGCGGAGATCGATGAGGCCTTTGCCAATATGGACCCCTATTTCCTTGAGACCCTGCGGGAGGCTGCCGCCAACATTGAGAGCTTCCACCGCCAGCAGGTGCACAAGAATTTCGTGATCAACGAGAAGCCCGGCATCGTGCTGGGCCAGAAATATACCCCCATTGAGAAGGCGGGCGTGTATGTGCCCGGCGGTACGGCGGCCTATCCCTCCACCGTGCTGATGGATGTCATCCCGGCCAAGGTCGCGGGCGTGTCGGAGATCGTGATGACCACCCCCGCCGGAAAGGACGGCAGGGTGAATCCGGTCATCCTTGCCGCCGCCGCCACCGCCGGTGTGACCAAGATCTTCAAGACCGGCGGGGCACAGGCCGTGGCCGCGCTGGCCTACGGCACCCAGACCATCCCGGCGGTGGACAAGATCGTCGGCCCCGGCAACATCTACGTTGCCACCGCCAAGCGGAAGGTGTTCGGCAAGGTGGGCATTGATATGATCGCCGGCCCCAGCGAGATCCTGGTGCTGGCCGACGGCGGCTGCAACCCCGCCTGGGTGGCGGCAGACCTGCTGAGCCAGGCCGAGCACGACAAACTGGCCAGCCCTGTTCTTGTCACCGACAGTCCGGCGCTGGCCAGGGCCGTGCAGGCAGAGCTGGAGGTGCAGATCCCCCAGCTGCCCCGTGCCGCCATTGCCCGCGCCAGCGTGGACGACAACGGGAAGATCATCGTCTGCACCGACCTGCACAAGGCCATTGAGGCCTGCAACATCATTGCGCCGGAGCATCTGGAGGTCTGCGTGGAGAACCCCTTCGGGGTGCTGAACGAGATCAAAAACGCGGGCAGCATCTTCCTGGGCCGCAATGTGCCCGAGGCTCTGGGCGATTACTTTGCAGGCCCCAACCACACCCTGCCCACCAGCGGCACGGCCCGCTTCTCCAGCCCGCTGGGTGTGGACGACTTTGTGAAGAAGTCCAGTTTCCTCTATTACACCCGCGAGGCGCTGGGCGAGGTGGCACCCCGCATTGCCGATTTTGCCGAGCGCGAGGGCCTGCACGCCCATGCGAAGAGTGTGACGATCCGGTATGAGGACAACAGCAATGAGTAA
- the hisC gene encoding histidinol-phosphate transaminase gives MSKYLSERLAALTPYTPGEQPQDQQYIKLNTNESPYLPSPAVVAAVSEHEAEKLRLYSDPACTDLLKTAAAHFGLQPDQIMPGNGSDENLFFALRAFCDENHPLAYADITYGCYSVWCGLMHIPSHIIPLKEDFTLDPADYYGLNETIVIANPNAPTGLALPRSAIEGILKANPDNVVIVDEAYVDFGGESCVPLIDRYDNLLVVQTFSKSRQLAGARLGLAMGSASLIADLNRVKFSLNPYNINRLTLKAGQAALEDTVYFEKTRAAIVDTRTWTKQQLEARGFAVLDSRSNFLFASTQKKNGGELYRKLKEKGVLVRHFDAPRIENWLRITIGTPEQMQIFLNTLDKIMEE, from the coding sequence ATGAGTAAATATTTATCAGAGCGCTTGGCAGCTCTCACCCCCTACACCCCGGGGGAGCAGCCGCAGGACCAGCAATACATCAAGCTGAACACCAACGAAAGCCCCTATCTGCCCAGCCCGGCGGTGGTGGCGGCGGTGAGCGAGCACGAGGCGGAAAAGCTCCGTCTCTACTCCGACCCCGCCTGCACCGACCTGCTGAAAACGGCGGCGGCGCACTTTGGCCTGCAGCCGGATCAGATCATGCCCGGCAACGGCAGTGACGAGAACCTTTTCTTCGCCCTGCGGGCCTTCTGCGACGAGAACCACCCCCTGGCCTATGCCGACATCACCTATGGCTGTTACAGCGTCTGGTGCGGGCTGATGCACATCCCCAGCCATATCATCCCGCTGAAGGAGGATTTCACCCTTGACCCTGCCGATTACTACGGCCTGAATGAGACCATCGTCATCGCAAACCCCAACGCCCCCACCGGCTTGGCCCTGCCCCGCAGTGCCATCGAGGGCATCCTGAAAGCGAACCCTGACAATGTGGTCATTGTGGATGAGGCCTATGTGGACTTTGGCGGCGAGAGCTGCGTGCCGCTCATTGACCGGTACGACAACCTGCTGGTGGTGCAGACCTTCTCGAAATCCCGCCAGCTGGCCGGTGCGCGGCTGGGCCTTGCCATGGGCAGCGCCAGCCTCATCGCGGACCTGAACCGGGTCAAGTTCAGCCTGAACCCCTATAACATCAACCGCCTGACCTTGAAAGCAGGGCAGGCCGCGCTGGAAGATACCGTTTATTTTGAAAAGACCCGTGCCGCCATCGTGGACACCCGCACATGGACAAAACAGCAGCTGGAAGCCCGGGGCTTTGCGGTGCTGGACAGCCGCTCCAACTTCCTGTTTGCCTCTACACAAAAGAAAAACGGCGGCGAATTGTACCGGAAGTTGAAGGAAAAGGGCGTTCTGGTGCGCCACTTTGATGCCCCACGCATTGAAAACTGGCTGCGCATCACGATCGGCACGCCGGAGCAGATGCAGATCTTCCTGAACACCCTTGACAAAATAATGGAGGAATGA
- the trxA gene encoding thioredoxin — MAVVTITKENFEAEVLHSTKPVLLDFWATWCGPCRMLSPIVDEVAEERTDVKVGKVNVDEQPELASQFGVMSIPTLLVFRDGKLVNQAVGARPKAGVLALLG, encoded by the coding sequence ATGGCTGTTGTTACCATTACCAAAGAAAATTTTGAAGCCGAGGTGCTGCACAGCACAAAGCCTGTTTTGCTGGACTTTTGGGCCACCTGGTGCGGCCCCTGCCGGATGCTGAGCCCCATCGTGGACGAGGTGGCCGAGGAGCGCACCGATGTCAAGGTGGGCAAGGTCAATGTGGATGAACAGCCCGAGCTGGCCTCCCAGTTCGGCGTGATGAGCATCCCCACCCTGCTGGTGTTCCGCGACGGTAAGCTTGTGAATCAGGCTGTGGGTGCCCGCCCCAAGGCCGGTGTGCTGGCGCTGCTGGGCTAA
- a CDS encoding helix-turn-helix domain-containing protein produces the protein MKTLDLYLNEQLKNEEFRKEWEENQPEMDIIRAMADARISQNLTQKELAERTGINQADISKLENGTRNPSLKLLKRLADGMGMDLKLVFTPKEPQNLKLAK, from the coding sequence ATGAAAACACTGGATCTGTATTTGAATGAACAGCTGAAAAATGAGGAGTTCCGCAAGGAGTGGGAAGAGAACCAGCCGGAAATGGATATCATCCGGGCGATGGCAGATGCACGCATTTCTCAGAACCTGACCCAGAAGGAGCTGGCCGAACGCACCGGCATCAATCAGGCGGATATCAGCAAGCTGGAAAATGGAACACGCAACCCATCTTTGAAGCTGCTGAAGCGTCTGGCAGACGGAATGGGAATGGACCTGAAGCTTGTGTTCACACCCAAAGAGCCGCAGAATCTGAAGCTTGCAAAATAA
- the hisB gene encoding imidazoleglycerol-phosphate dehydratase HisB — protein sequence MREVTLERNTNETQIELTLNLDGAGRYEVDTGCGFLNHMLELFARHGRFDLVLTCHGDVEVDYHHTAEDIGIALGQAFARALGEMRGIQRYGSFYLPMDEALVLCAVDLSGRCTLNWDVHCKTEKVGDFDVECASEFWLGFARNVPATLHFVQFAGENTHHILEACFKGAGHALAAAVAIDAAHRDEIPSTKGLLV from the coding sequence ATGCGGGAAGTGACACTGGAACGCAACACCAACGAGACCCAGATCGAGCTGACCCTGAATCTGGACGGTGCAGGCCGCTATGAGGTGGACACCGGCTGTGGGTTCCTGAACCACATGCTGGAACTGTTTGCCCGCCATGGCCGGTTTGACCTGGTGCTCACCTGCCACGGGGATGTGGAGGTGGATTACCACCACACGGCTGAGGATATCGGCATTGCACTGGGGCAGGCCTTTGCCCGGGCGCTGGGCGAGATGCGGGGCATCCAGCGGTATGGCAGCTTCTACCTGCCCATGGATGAGGCGCTGGTGCTCTGCGCGGTAGACCTTTCGGGCCGGTGCACCCTGAACTGGGATGTCCACTGCAAGACCGAAAAGGTGGGCGATTTCGATGTGGAATGCGCCTCGGAGTTCTGGCTGGGCTTTGCCCGCAATGTGCCCGCTACGCTCCACTTTGTACAATTTGCAGGGGAAAATACCCACCACATTCTCGAAGCCTGCTTCAAGGGGGCAGGCCACGCGCTGGCTGCGGCAGTCGCCATTGATGCCGCCCACCGGGACGAGATCCCCTCCACGAAAGGACTGCTGGTATGA
- a CDS encoding DUF4358 domain-containing protein — MKLRAKIILTAASLALSCALLAGCGSSSGSTASSAASSEPASTVLSQASSIPLGEDNSTDALNAPFETLLDANPISNQFEIAAMNIEYDFNLPAEDVVSYKGVKSNDNGDAGMVLVVEAADGKAEEVANQLTAYQQDQVAFYGNYAEFAQAQENVENAVIAFKDNTVVMVIASNECTADLDSAVDSALGE; from the coding sequence ATGAAACTTCGTGCTAAAATCATTCTGACCGCTGCTTCTCTGGCCCTGAGCTGTGCTCTGCTGGCCGGCTGCGGTTCTTCTTCCGGTTCTACCGCTTCTTCTGCCGCATCCTCTGAGCCTGCCTCCACTGTGCTGAGCCAGGCCTCCAGCATCCCGCTGGGCGAGGACAACAGCACCGATGCCCTGAACGCACCGTTCGAGACCCTGCTGGATGCCAACCCCATCTCCAACCAGTTTGAAATCGCTGCCATGAACATTGAGTACGATTTCAACCTGCCTGCTGAGGATGTGGTGAGCTACAAGGGCGTGAAGAGCAACGACAACGGCGATGCCGGCATGGTGCTGGTCGTGGAAGCTGCTGACGGCAAGGCTGAGGAGGTTGCAAACCAGCTGACTGCTTACCAGCAGGATCAGGTGGCGTTCTACGGCAACTACGCTGAGTTCGCACAGGCCCAGGAAAATGTGGAGAACGCCGTGATCGCCTTCAAGGACAACACCGTGGTCATGGTCATCGCTTCCAACGAGTGCACTGCCGATCTGGACAGCGCGGTGGACAGCGCACTGGGAGAGTAA
- the hisA gene encoding 1-(5-phosphoribosyl)-5-[(5-phosphoribosylamino)methylideneamino]imidazole-4-carboxamide isomerase, whose protein sequence is MQLFPAIDLRDGKVVRLTQGDYDRMTVYGEDPCAQAWQFVEAGARYLHVVDLDGAKDGTLSNYGSIAALAEQGGLYIEVGGGIRTEERIEKYLSLGVDRCILGSVAVTDFDFTARMLKRYGERIAVGVDAKDGFVAIHGWKEVSAEKGVDFCRRLADAGCTAIIYTDIAYDGAMQGTNLALYRQLAAEVPGVAFTASGGISSEAELLELKKMGTAAAILGKSLYTGALDLKRCVELVQN, encoded by the coding sequence ATGCAATTGTTTCCCGCAATTGATTTAAGGGACGGCAAAGTTGTCCGCCTGACGCAGGGAGATTACGACCGTATGACCGTTTACGGGGAGGACCCCTGTGCACAGGCCTGGCAGTTTGTGGAGGCCGGGGCCAGGTATCTCCACGTTGTGGATCTGGACGGCGCAAAGGACGGCACCCTTTCCAACTACGGATCCATTGCCGCGCTGGCAGAGCAGGGGGGCTTGTACATCGAGGTGGGCGGCGGCATCCGCACGGAGGAGCGCATTGAAAAATACCTTTCTTTGGGCGTGGATCGCTGCATCCTAGGCAGCGTGGCCGTGACGGATTTTGATTTCACGGCCCGGATGCTGAAGCGCTACGGCGAACGGATCGCCGTGGGGGTGGATGCCAAAGATGGATTTGTTGCCATCCATGGGTGGAAGGAGGTCAGCGCCGAAAAAGGCGTGGACTTCTGCAGGCGGCTGGCAGATGCCGGATGCACGGCCATCATCTACACCGACATTGCCTATGATGGTGCCATGCAGGGCACGAATCTGGCGCTGTACCGCCAGCTGGCGGCAGAGGTGCCGGGCGTGGCCTTCACGGCCAGCGGCGGCATCTCGTCGGAAGCCGAGCTGCTGGAACTGAAAAAGATGGGCACCGCTGCCGCGATCCTGGGCAAGAGCCTGTATACCGGGGCGCTGGATCTGAAACGTTGTGTAGAACTGGTGCAGAATTAA
- the hisG gene encoding ATP phosphoribosyltransferase, which translates to MEFSLDSLQPKERASFALRALYEAAGCRKYHMGRFEEYGLYQENRSFLSSEQVITFTDLDGRLLALKPDVTLSIAKTAQPAPGETLRYYYHENVYRPSAESHTFQEISQMGLEMLGAVGEAQVQQAVRLAAQSLAQLGAAWVLEVSHMGYLFGLFDALGVPENARPGLLEKLREKNAHELRRAAQVAGLDAAGADALTGLLELSGSCEETLAKAESACRNDRMRAAAAELRALAKTLEASGGAVRLDLSLAGEMEYYNGLVFQGYLQGLPRPLLKGGRYDLLMQKFTPGAGAIGFAVYLDELDRLSAPTPPVQRNSTGRVMLNVALPKGRLGDRMYDLLARIGYGCTEDYNATRKLVVENSAAGIRYFLVKPSDVAIYVEHGAADVGIVGKDILTEASADVYELLDTGLGRCRMCVAAPADYKDDPSRPVRVATKFVNIAKSYYASIGRDIDIIKLNGSIELAPILGLSDVIVDIVETGTTLRENGLRVVTEFMPISARFIANKASYQFKHNEMDAMLEALRKTLQEETK; encoded by the coding sequence ATGGAATTCAGTCTGGACAGTTTGCAGCCCAAGGAGCGGGCCTCCTTTGCGCTGCGGGCGCTGTATGAGGCGGCGGGCTGCCGCAAATATCACATGGGCCGTTTTGAGGAGTACGGGCTTTATCAGGAGAACCGGAGCTTTTTGTCTTCGGAGCAGGTCATCACCTTCACCGACCTGGATGGCCGTCTACTGGCGCTCAAGCCTGATGTGACCCTGTCTATCGCCAAGACGGCCCAGCCCGCCCCCGGCGAGACCCTGCGGTATTACTACCATGAGAACGTCTACCGCCCCTCGGCAGAGAGCCACACCTTCCAGGAAATCTCCCAGATGGGCCTTGAGATGCTGGGCGCGGTGGGGGAGGCACAGGTGCAGCAGGCGGTCCGGCTGGCAGCGCAGAGCCTGGCCCAGCTGGGGGCCGCGTGGGTGCTGGAAGTCAGCCACATGGGCTATCTGTTCGGCCTGTTCGACGCACTGGGCGTGCCGGAGAATGCCCGCCCCGGCCTGCTGGAAAAGCTGCGGGAAAAGAATGCGCACGAGCTGCGCCGCGCCGCGCAGGTCGCCGGGCTGGATGCCGCCGGGGCCGATGCCCTGACCGGCCTGCTGGAGCTTTCCGGCAGCTGCGAGGAGACGCTGGCAAAGGCAGAGAGCGCCTGCCGCAACGACCGGATGCGCGCCGCCGCCGCCGAGCTGCGGGCACTGGCCAAAACGCTGGAGGCCTCCGGCGGGGCGGTCCGCCTTGACCTGAGCCTTGCCGGTGAGATGGAATACTACAACGGGCTGGTCTTTCAGGGCTACCTGCAGGGTCTGCCGCGGCCCCTGCTCAAGGGCGGCCGCTACGACCTGCTGATGCAGAAGTTCACCCCCGGGGCCGGGGCCATCGGCTTTGCGGTCTATCTGGACGAGCTGGACCGCCTGAGCGCCCCCACCCCGCCGGTACAGAGGAACAGCACGGGCCGGGTCATGCTGAATGTGGCCCTGCCCAAGGGCCGTCTGGGTGACAGGATGTATGACCTGCTGGCCCGCATCGGCTACGGCTGCACCGAGGACTACAACGCCACCCGAAAGCTGGTGGTGGAGAACTCTGCGGCGGGCATCCGCTATTTCCTTGTCAAGCCCAGCGATGTGGCCATCTACGTTGAGCACGGCGCGGCAGATGTGGGCATCGTGGGCAAGGATATCCTCACCGAAGCCTCTGCCGATGTCTACGAGCTGCTGGATACCGGCCTTGGCAGGTGCCGGATGTGCGTGGCTGCCCCGGCGGATTACAAGGATGATCCCAGCCGCCCGGTGCGGGTGGCGACCAAATTCGTCAACATTGCAAAGAGCTACTATGCATCCATCGGGCGGGATATCGATATCATCAAGCTGAACGGCTCCATTGAGCTGGCCCCCATTCTGGGCCTTTCCGATGTCATTGTGGATATCGTGGAGACCGGTACCACCCTGCGGGAGAACGGCCTGCGGGTGGTCACCGAGTTCATGCCCATCTCGGCCCGGTTCATTGCCAATAAGGCCAGCTACCAGTTCAAGCACAACGAGATGGATGCCATGCTGGAAGCGCTGCGCAAGACCTTGCAGGAGGAAACAAAATGA
- a CDS encoding DHHW family protein codes for MDKHTKKTPSLFRYPVLVAFGLFFIGLFVLDMATPDRAYSELENTTLTQRPRLTAVSADGLNNYFTSYTRYVKDQVFGRDQWISLQSAAETTLFQKTQSGGILLGREHMMFARHYSILKNEEKGMAKNLAAVQSLAQRYPGRVNLMLVPSASVVYPENVPAGAPQIDEKGILEGVAAQGEAYGRFIDVLPALTEHKEEYLYYRTDHHWTTLGAYYAYQQFCETLGLTPFDRDVHTAETCEDFYGTHYSKTRTWNAEPDTITWYDLQNSLTIWNVTGPGQPTEGTTTGLYDLDKLKVYDKYAMFLHGNNGLSRVEGDGEGKILVIKDSYANSFVPYLTANYAAIDVVDFRNYNYGLDQLIAANDYDQILVLYSYASFTTDPYLYRAGVAG; via the coding sequence ATGGACAAGCATACAAAGAAAACTCCCTCTCTGTTCCGGTATCCGGTGCTGGTGGCCTTCGGGCTGTTCTTTATCGGGCTGTTCGTGCTGGATATGGCCACGCCCGACCGCGCGTACAGTGAACTGGAAAACACCACCCTGACCCAGCGGCCCAGGCTGACCGCCGTTTCCGCCGACGGGCTGAACAACTACTTCACCAGCTACACCCGATACGTCAAGGATCAGGTGTTTGGCCGCGACCAGTGGATCAGCCTGCAGAGCGCGGCGGAGACCACCCTCTTCCAAAAGACCCAGAGCGGCGGCATCCTGCTGGGCCGGGAGCACATGATGTTCGCCCGGCATTACAGCATCCTGAAAAATGAGGAAAAGGGGATGGCCAAGAACCTTGCCGCCGTCCAGAGCCTTGCCCAGCGCTACCCGGGCAGGGTGAACCTCATGCTGGTGCCGTCGGCCTCGGTGGTCTACCCTGAGAATGTCCCGGCGGGGGCACCCCAGATCGATGAGAAGGGCATTCTGGAAGGCGTTGCCGCACAGGGGGAGGCCTACGGGCGGTTCATTGATGTTCTGCCCGCCCTGACGGAGCACAAAGAGGAATACCTCTACTACCGTACCGACCACCACTGGACGACGCTGGGGGCCTACTACGCCTACCAGCAGTTCTGTGAGACGCTGGGCCTGACCCCCTTTGACCGGGATGTCCACACGGCCGAGACCTGTGAGGATTTCTACGGCACCCACTACTCCAAGACCCGCACCTGGAATGCCGAACCCGACACCATTACCTGGTACGACCTGCAGAACAGCCTGACGATCTGGAACGTCACCGGCCCGGGCCAGCCCACCGAGGGTACCACCACCGGCCTGTATGATCTGGACAAGCTGAAGGTGTATGATAAGTACGCCATGTTCCTGCACGGCAACAACGGCCTGAGCCGGGTGGAGGGTGATGGCGAGGGAAAGATCCTGGTCATTAAGGACAGCTATGCCAACAGCTTTGTACCCTACCTGACAGCCAACTATGCGGCCATCGACGTGGTGGATTTCCGCAACTATAACTATGGGCTGGACCAGCTCATTGCGGCCAACGACTACGACCAGATCCTTGTGCTGTACAGCTATGCCAGCTTTACCACCGACCCGTATCTCTACCGTGCGGGCGTGGCAGGCTGA
- a CDS encoding MBOAT family O-acyltransferase: MVFSTIIFLFRFLPITLALYYLAPAKLKNTVLFVCSLVFYCWGEVRFFPVMLALILINYLCGLGLEAFDAKPGVRKVLLLVALAASLGMLFYFKYANFVLRSINSLLGTGFAAIQGISVLPLGISFYTFQTLSYTIDVYRREVKTEHNIIDFGAYVVMFPQLIAGPIVKYRDVSAQLHVYKHRYSLQQIEEGMTLFTFGLAKKVLLADAVGALWTDIIGIADSPSATFVGLANASTPLVWLGVIAYSLQLYFDFSGYSMMAIGMGKMLGFDFPQNFNFPYISRSITEFWRRWHMTLSGWFREYVYIPLGGNRKGLKRQIFNLFVVELLTGIWHGADWNFICWGLYYFVLLAIEKLFLLKYLEKGRIWPHIYTMFLVVVGWAMFVGNEAGVGFGLLFRKLFLPSGGASPVYFLRNYGVLLAVSILCCTPFIEKIWNALRKHTVTRVAAVLVLLVLSTAYVVGSTNSPFLYFNF; this comes from the coding sequence TTGGTTTTCAGCACCATCATCTTTCTGTTCCGGTTTCTTCCCATCACGCTGGCGCTGTATTACCTTGCGCCCGCAAAGCTCAAGAATACGGTGCTCTTTGTGTGCAGCCTGGTGTTCTACTGCTGGGGTGAGGTCCGGTTCTTCCCGGTCATGCTGGCCCTGATCCTCATCAACTATCTCTGCGGCCTGGGGTTGGAAGCGTTTGACGCAAAGCCCGGCGTGCGCAAGGTGCTGCTGCTGGTCGCCCTTGCAGCCAGCCTGGGGATGCTGTTCTACTTCAAGTACGCAAACTTTGTCCTGCGCAGCATCAACAGCCTGCTGGGCACCGGATTTGCGGCCATTCAGGGCATCAGCGTCCTGCCGCTGGGCATCAGCTTTTATACCTTCCAGACTCTTTCCTACACCATTGATGTCTACCGCCGGGAGGTAAAGACTGAGCACAACATCATCGACTTCGGCGCTTATGTTGTCATGTTCCCCCAGCTCATCGCGGGCCCCATCGTCAAGTATCGGGATGTCTCGGCCCAGCTGCACGTTTACAAGCATCGTTACAGCTTGCAGCAGATCGAGGAAGGCATGACCCTGTTCACCTTCGGTCTGGCAAAAAAGGTCTTGCTGGCGGATGCCGTCGGCGCGCTCTGGACGGATATCATCGGCATTGCCGACAGCCCTTCCGCCACCTTTGTGGGCCTTGCCAATGCGTCCACGCCGCTGGTCTGGCTGGGTGTCATCGCCTACTCGCTCCAGCTCTACTTTGATTTTTCCGGTTACTCCATGATGGCCATCGGTATGGGCAAGATGCTGGGCTTTGATTTCCCCCAGAACTTCAACTTCCCCTATATCTCCCGCTCCATCACCGAGTTCTGGCGGCGCTGGCACATGACCCTTTCCGGCTGGTTCCGCGAGTATGTCTATATCCCGCTGGGCGGCAACCGCAAGGGCCTGAAGCGGCAGATCTTCAACTTGTTCGTGGTGGAGCTGCTCACCGGCATCTGGCACGGTGCAGACTGGAACTTTATCTGCTGGGGCCTGTACTACTTTGTTTTGCTGGCTATCGAAAAGCTGTTTTTGCTCAAGTATCTGGAAAAAGGCAGGATCTGGCCCCACATCTACACCATGTTCCTTGTGGTGGTGGGCTGGGCCATGTTTGTGGGCAATGAGGCCGGGGTGGGCTTCGGGCTGCTGTTCCGCAAGCTCTTCCTCCCCTCGGGCGGTGCGTCTCCGGTCTACTTCCTGCGCAACTACGGCGTGCTGCTGGCGGTCAGCATCCTGTGCTGCACCCCGTTCATTGAGAAGATCTGGAACGCCCTGCGCAAACACACCGTGACCCGTGTGGCTGCGGTGCTGGTGCTGCTGGTGCTCTCCACGGCGTATGTGGTGGGCAGCACCAACAGCCCGTTCCTGTATTTCAACTTCTGA
- the hisH gene encoding imidazole glycerol phosphate synthase subunit HisH has protein sequence MIAIIDYGVGNLFSLRSSLTHLGLEAVVTADAQTIRKADRLILPGVGAFGDAMDKLSATGLVPVIREQAAQKPLLGICLGMQLLFEKSYEYGEHGGLGFVKGEVCPLEPDLKDKTLKVPQIGWNALHIVRDDPLFRYIREGEYVYYVHSYYGKNCTESTLAVSDYSIPVTGVVRAGRVYGTQFHPEKSGETGLRILKAFSEL, from the coding sequence ATGATCGCGATCATCGATTACGGCGTGGGCAACCTGTTCAGCCTGCGCTCCAGCCTGACGCATCTGGGGCTGGAGGCCGTTGTGACCGCCGATGCACAGACCATCCGCAAGGCTGACCGGCTCATCCTGCCGGGGGTGGGGGCCTTTGGCGATGCCATGGACAAGCTCTCGGCTACCGGTCTGGTGCCGGTCATCCGGGAGCAGGCGGCGCAAAAGCCCCTGCTGGGCATCTGCCTGGGAATGCAGCTGCTCTTTGAAAAAAGCTATGAGTACGGTGAGCATGGGGGCCTGGGCTTTGTCAAAGGCGAGGTCTGCCCGCTGGAGCCTGACCTGAAAGACAAAACCCTCAAGGTGCCGCAGATCGGCTGGAACGCCCTGCACATCGTACGGGATGACCCGCTTTTCCGATACATCCGTGAGGGTGAGTATGTCTATTACGTCCACAGCTACTACGGCAAAAATTGTACCGAGAGTACACTTGCTGTCAGCGATTACTCCATCCCCGTGACCGGCGTGGTCAGGGCGGGCAGGGTGTACGGCACCCAGTTCCACCCCGAAAAGAGCGGGGAGACGGGGCTGCGGATCTTGAAGGCGTTCAGTGAGCTGTAG